Part of the Pseudomonadota bacterium genome, CCAAATCCGGGTGTTGGGGGTTCGAATCCCTCCTGGCCTGTATATTTTGGAGATAATATGGATTTTAAAGATAAGCTGGATAAGATTAAGGAATATTTCAGAGAGGTATATCTAGAGACGAAAAGGGTCACCTGGCCATCAAAAAATGATGCCATAAAAGGGACTTATATCGTTCTGATAACAGTTGTGATAGCATCAATATTCCTTGGGATTGTGGACGTGGGATTGGCTAAGATCATACAGGTATTATTACGTGGATAATCAGACGGAAAGAGACATGGAAAAGAAATGGTACGTAGTCCATACGTATTCAGGTTATGAACAGAAGGTAAGAGAGAATCTTGAAGATAACATAAAAAACAGTAAAATGGATGATTATTTCGGCGACATTATCGTTCCTTCAGAGATAATCATGGAGCGGATAAAAGGCCAGGTAAAGAAAACCCAGAGAACGGTTTTCCCGGGTTATATTATTGTGAACATGTTGATGAATAATGATACATGGTACCTTGTAAGAAACACACCAAAGGTAACCGGTTTTGTAGGGTATGACAAAATGAACCCTCCTCCCTTACCGGAGAAAGAGGTAGACGAAATTCTCTTTGCGATTCAGGAAGGGAAAGGGAAAATCAAACCAAAGATACGATTTGAGAAAGGTGATAATATTAAGGTCACTGAAGGGCCTTTTACCAATTTTACAGGAAGCGTTGAGGAGATAAAACCCGAAAAGGGGAAGGTGAAGGTACTTCTCAATATTTTTGGCAGGACCACACCTGTGGAGCTGGATTTTATTCAGATAGAGAAAACGTAAAGGAGTCAGGAAATGGCAAAAAAAGTTGTGGCTATGGTGAAATTGCAGTTACAAGCCGGTCAGGCTACCCCGTCACCCCCTGTTGGGCCGGCCCTCGGCCAGCATGGTGTTAATATAATGGAGTTTTGCAAGGCCTTTAATGAGAGGACAAAGGGTCAGGAAGGCACAATAATCCCAGCTCTGATCACTATCTTTTCGGACAGAACATTCACTTTTATAACGAAAACACCCCCTGCAACTTTTTTAATTAAAAGGTCGGCAAAGTTGGCAAAAGGTGCCAATAATCCAAAGAAAGAGGTTGCCGGAAGCATAACAAAATCACAGATCAAAGAAATTGCGCAACTCAAGATGCAGGACCTCAATGCGAAAGATATGGAAGGTGCAATAAAGATCATAGAAGGCAGTACGCGGAGCATGGGTATCGAAGTAGTAGAGGGGTAATAATGATCGGGGTTTCTTGAACCCTCGAACTCTCGAATTTAATATAGAGGTGAAGCGAAATGGCAAAAAAAGCAAAAAAATATGCTGAGGCAAGAAATAAGATAGACAGGGAAAAGCTTTACGACATGGAAGAAGCCCTTGGTATTCTACCTCAAGTTACCTATGCAAAGTTTGATGAAACCGTAGAAGTGGCACTGAGGCTTGGTGTTGACCCGAGACATGCCGATCAGATGGTGAGAGGGAGTGTTGCGCTACCAAACGGGTTGGGTAAACAGGTAAAAGTGCTTGTTTTCGCAAAAGGACAGAAGGAAAAAGAGGCGCAGGAAGCTGGTGCGGACTATGTTGGTGCTGAAGACTTTATTGAGAAGATACAAAAAGGATGGCTGGATTTTGATAAGACCATCGCTACCCCCGATATAATGGGGGCGGTTAGTAAACTTGGAAAAATACTGGGCCCGAGGGGTCTCATGCCGAACCCTAAGGTTGGAACCGTTACTTTTGATATTGCCAAAACCGTGAAAGAGATGAAGGCAGGAAGAGTTGAATTCAGGGTAGATAAGGCAGGAAACCTGCATGTCCCGGTCGGCAAAATAAGTTTTGGCAAGGAAAAGATACTGGGAAATATCAATTCACTCCTCGAAACCGTTATCAGATTGAAACCATCTTCAAGCAAAGGCACTTATATAAAAGGGATGGCCGTTTGCACAACAATGAGTCCCGGGATAAAAATTGACCCGATTTATGTGAGGAATTTAACCAAATAGGGAAGAAGTCAGAGACAGCAGGTGTGGTGCCTGGGTGCCATTAAACGAATACGGCCTGCCGAGGCTTTAGAAAATCTTTGTCTCCCTGACTTTCCATATATTACAAGAAAGGAGGGATGAAAACCATTGGAACGAGCGAAAAAAAAGACAGTAGTTGCGGAATTGGGTGAAAAACTCAAACGGATGAATTCCATGTTCCTCGCGGAATACAGCGGTCTGAATGTGGCTCAAATCACGCGCTTAAGAAAAGAATTGAGAAATGTGGATGTTGAGTTCAGCGTAGTGAAAAACAGCCTTTTGAAAATCGCGTCGGGAGGAACAAAAGCAGAAGCAATACGGGACAAGTTTATAGGTCCAAATGCAATTGTCTGTATTTACAAGGACCCTATAAGCGCTGCCAAGGTGTTGGCAGGTTTGGCTAAAGATATACCCCTGCTAAAGCTTAAGGCAGGTTTTCTGGGTACCCAGATCTTAAATGCCGAAGAGATACTCAAGCTTGCTACGGTACCTTCAAAAGAGATACTTATTGCAAGGCTTATGGGTTTACTCCAGGGGACGACCCAGAGACTTCTGTATGTGCTTTCTGGAAATGTAAGCAAGCTGATGATGACATTAAATGCTATTAAAATGCAAAAAGAACAAGCCTGAAGGAGGTATTGAATGAGCGTTACAAAAGAAGACGTGATACAGTTTATTGAGAACATGACAGTTCTTGAACTCTCTGAGTTTATTAAAGCCCTTGAGGACAAATTTGGCGTCCAGGCAGCGATGCCCATGATGGCTGCTCAGGCAGGCGGCCAGGCGGCACCGGCCCAGGAAGCGGCACCAGTTGAGGAAAAAACAGAATTTAATGTAATTCTCACTGGATATGAAGCAGAGAAGAAGATACAGGTAATAAAAGTAGTCAGGGCCATCACAAGCCTTGGTCTCAAGGAAGCGAAAGACCTTGTTGAAGGCGTACCAAAACCAGTTAAGGAAGGTGTTTCTAAGGACGAGGCCGCAAATATCAAAAAACAACTCGAAGAAGTAAGCGCACAGGTAAAAGTAGAGTAATAAATAGCGTGGAGCGTGGAGCGTTTAGCGTAGAGGTTTTTGTTTTTCCTATACGCTATCCGCTCCGCGCTATCCGCTAATAACCGTGAGGTGAAAAATAGTATGAGGGAAACTTTCCATAACAGGATTTTTAGGAAGAATTACGGGAAGATTAAAGAGGTTCTTGAAATTCCAAATCTTATTGAGATTCAGCTCGATTCGTACGAAAAGTTTTTACAGCAGGATACACCGGCTGAAAAGAGAGAAAATGTAGGGCTTCAGGGTGTTTTCAACAGTGTTTTCCCTATTAAGGATTCCCATGAAACAACGACTCTGGAGTTTGTAAAATATGAGATAGCCGATCCAAAGAATTCGGAAGAGGAATGTCTGTTCAGGGGATTAACATACGCTGCCCCTATGAGAGTCAGGATACGTCTTGTTGTCTGGAATATCGATCCTGATACGAAAGCAAGAGATATCAGGGCCGTAAAAGAACAGGATGTTTATTTCGGAGAAATTCCTCTTATGACTGAAAGAGGGACATTTATCATAAATGGCACTGAAAGGGCGGTGGTCAGTCAGCTCCACAGATCCCCGGGTGTTTATTTTGATTCAGATCAGTCAAAATCACTTCTGGGGGGTGGTTTATCTTATACAGCAAGGATAATTCCATACAGAGGTTCATGGTTGGACTTTGAGTTTGACCATAAAGAACTTGTTTATGTTCGAATAGATAAAAAGAAAAAGATACACGTAACCCTCTTTCTTAAAGCCCTCGGCTACACAAAGAAAGATATTCTCGATTACTTTTATAGAAAAGAGAAGGTCGTTGTAAAGGGAGAAAGATTATTCAAACAAACGCCACTCGCACTCCTTGTTGGACAAAAAGCGACATCTGATATTGTTAATGAGGCTACAGACGAAGTATTGGTAAAAAAGCATAAGAAGATCACAAAAGCAGTTGTGAAAAAAATGGAGCTTGCCAATATTCATGAAATACCGGTAGAAGAAGACGATATTATTGGTAAAGTTACTTCTGATGATATTGTTGACCCTCAGACAAAAGAAATCCTGATTGCGATAAATAAAGAGATAACAAAAGACGATCTGGCAAAGGTTGTAGGAAAAAAGGTGAAAGAATTTGAGATACTCTTCATTGATAATCTGAATGTAAGCCCATCTTTGAGCAAGACTCTGGCTGAAGACAAGGCAAATGTCAAGGAGGAGGCCCTTCTTGAAATATACAGGAAGTTGAGGCCGGGAGACCCGCCAACGATAGAATTTGCTGAGGCACTCATTAATAACATGTTTTTTAGTCCTGAGAGATATGATCTCTCAAGGGTGGGCAGGCTTAAAATCAATCACCGGTTTGGACTGAGTGTCCCTCTTGAAAACACTATCCTACGGAAGGAGGACATCCTCGAAGTCATCAGGAATCTGCTGAAATTAAAAGATACACGAGGGCAGAGCGATGACATTGACCACCTCGGAAACAGAAGGGTAAGAACTGTAGGAGAGCTTCTTGAGAATCAGTTCAGAATGGGCCTTGTCAGAATGGAAAGGGCTATAAAGGAAAGGCTTACCTTCCCCGAAATGGAAACCCTGATGCCCCACGACTTAGTCAATCCAAAACCCGTTGCAACTGCAGTAAAAGACTTCTTTGCAAGCAGCCAGCTCTCGCAGTTTATGGATCAGACAAACCCTTTAAGCGAGATAACCCATAAGAGGCGCTTAAGTGCCCTTGGCCCCGGAGGCCTCACAAGAGAGCGGGCAGGTTTTGAGGTAAGGGACGTTCATCCAACTCACTATGGAAGGATATGCCCCGTAGAAACACCTGAAGGGCCAAATATCGGTTTGATTGCCTCTCTTGCAACATATGCCAAGGTAAATGAGTTTGGATTTATTGAGACGCCTTACAGAGAGGTGGTGAACGGCAGGCTGACAGATAAAGTAAAATATTTAAGCGCCCTCGAAGAAGAACCGTATTATATTGCTCAGGCAAATACACCGGTTGATGAAAACGGTAAATTCACGGCAGACCTTATCACTGCGCATAGTTTTGTGAAGGCCGGAGAGTTTTTTCTGGTCAGGCCTGAACAGGTAAATTACATGGATGTCTCACCAAAACAGATCGTTAGTGTTTCGGCATCACTTATACCCTTTTTGGAGCACGACGATGCAAACCGTGCGCTCATGGGTTCGAACATGCAAAGGCAGGCGGTGCCATTAATTATCACTGAGGCTCCTTTAATCGGTACTGGCATGGAGAAGATTGTCGGAAGGGATTCCAGGGTTACCATAACGACAAAGCACAGTGGTGTCGTGAAGAGTGTTGATGCAAACAGAATTATTGTGCAATATGAAGAAAAAGAAGGTCACGAAGAACCGGTCACCAAGATCGATGTATATAATCTGTTGAAATTCAGGAGATCGAACCAGGATACCTGCATTAACCAGAGGGTCATTGTGCATGAGGACGACTATGTGAAAAAAGGGGATGTCCTTGCAGACGGTCCCTCCACAGACAGGGGCGAACTTGCCCTTGGCAAGAATGTCATGGTCGCTTTTATGCCATGGAGGGGATACAACTACGAGGATTCAGTATTGGTCAACGAGAGACTTGTTAAAGAGGATGTCCTCACGTCTATCCATATAGAGGAACTCGAATGTGTGGTGAGAGATACCAAGCTTGGTAAAGAGGAAGTGACGCGGGATATCCCGAGCGTAGGCGATGAAGCCCTTAAAGACCTCGATGAGAGCGGTATTATAAGGATTGGTGCTACAGTAAAACCTGGAAATATTCTCGTTGGTAAGGTTACTCCAAAAGGTGAAACGCAACTTACCCCCGAGGAGAAACTGCTCCGTGCAATTTTCGGAGAAAAGGCAGGCGATGTAAAAGAT contains:
- the secE gene encoding preprotein translocase subunit SecE, which produces MDFKDKLDKIKEYFREVYLETKRVTWPSKNDAIKGTYIVLITVVIASIFLGIVDVGLAKIIQVLLRG
- the nusG gene encoding transcription termination/antitermination protein NusG is translated as MEKKWYVVHTYSGYEQKVRENLEDNIKNSKMDDYFGDIIVPSEIIMERIKGQVKKTQRTVFPGYIIVNMLMNNDTWYLVRNTPKVTGFVGYDKMNPPPLPEKEVDEILFAIQEGKGKIKPKIRFEKGDNIKVTEGPFTNFTGSVEEIKPEKGKVKVLLNIFGRTTPVELDFIQIEKT
- the rplK gene encoding 50S ribosomal protein L11; amino-acid sequence: MAKKVVAMVKLQLQAGQATPSPPVGPALGQHGVNIMEFCKAFNERTKGQEGTIIPALITIFSDRTFTFITKTPPATFLIKRSAKLAKGANNPKKEVAGSITKSQIKEIAQLKMQDLNAKDMEGAIKIIEGSTRSMGIEVVEG
- the rplA gene encoding 50S ribosomal protein L1 produces the protein MAKKAKKYAEARNKIDREKLYDMEEALGILPQVTYAKFDETVEVALRLGVDPRHADQMVRGSVALPNGLGKQVKVLVFAKGQKEKEAQEAGADYVGAEDFIEKIQKGWLDFDKTIATPDIMGAVSKLGKILGPRGLMPNPKVGTVTFDIAKTVKEMKAGRVEFRVDKAGNLHVPVGKISFGKEKILGNINSLLETVIRLKPSSSKGTYIKGMAVCTTMSPGIKIDPIYVRNLTK
- the rplJ gene encoding 50S ribosomal protein L10, with protein sequence MERAKKKTVVAELGEKLKRMNSMFLAEYSGLNVAQITRLRKELRNVDVEFSVVKNSLLKIASGGTKAEAIRDKFIGPNAIVCIYKDPISAAKVLAGLAKDIPLLKLKAGFLGTQILNAEEILKLATVPSKEILIARLMGLLQGTTQRLLYVLSGNVSKLMMTLNAIKMQKEQA
- the rplL gene encoding 50S ribosomal protein L7/L12, producing the protein MSVTKEDVIQFIENMTVLELSEFIKALEDKFGVQAAMPMMAAQAGGQAAPAQEAAPVEEKTEFNVILTGYEAEKKIQVIKVVRAITSLGLKEAKDLVEGVPKPVKEGVSKDEAANIKKQLEEVSAQVKVE
- the rpoB gene encoding DNA-directed RNA polymerase subunit beta, translated to MRETFHNRIFRKNYGKIKEVLEIPNLIEIQLDSYEKFLQQDTPAEKRENVGLQGVFNSVFPIKDSHETTTLEFVKYEIADPKNSEEECLFRGLTYAAPMRVRIRLVVWNIDPDTKARDIRAVKEQDVYFGEIPLMTERGTFIINGTERAVVSQLHRSPGVYFDSDQSKSLLGGGLSYTARIIPYRGSWLDFEFDHKELVYVRIDKKKKIHVTLFLKALGYTKKDILDYFYRKEKVVVKGERLFKQTPLALLVGQKATSDIVNEATDEVLVKKHKKITKAVVKKMELANIHEIPVEEDDIIGKVTSDDIVDPQTKEILIAINKEITKDDLAKVVGKKVKEFEILFIDNLNVSPSLSKTLAEDKANVKEEALLEIYRKLRPGDPPTIEFAEALINNMFFSPERYDLSRVGRLKINHRFGLSVPLENTILRKEDILEVIRNLLKLKDTRGQSDDIDHLGNRRVRTVGELLENQFRMGLVRMERAIKERLTFPEMETLMPHDLVNPKPVATAVKDFFASSQLSQFMDQTNPLSEITHKRRLSALGPGGLTRERAGFEVRDVHPTHYGRICPVETPEGPNIGLIASLATYAKVNEFGFIETPYREVVNGRLTDKVKYLSALEEEPYYIAQANTPVDENGKFTADLITAHSFVKAGEFFLVRPEQVNYMDVSPKQIVSVSASLIPFLEHDDANRALMGSNMQRQAVPLIITEAPLIGTGMEKIVGRDSRVTITTKHSGVVKSVDANRIIVQYEEKEGHEEPVTKIDVYNLLKFRRSNQDTCINQRVIVHEDDYVKKGDVLADGPSTDRGELALGKNVMVAFMPWRGYNYEDSVLVNERLVKEDVLTSIHIEELECVVRDTKLGKEEVTRDIPSVGDEALKDLDESGIIRIGATVKPGNILVGKVTPKGETQLTPEEKLLRAIFGEKAGDVKDTSLRVPHGIEGIVIDVKVLSRRGIDKDDRSRLIEDIEISNILKDQEDQIKIILESTKEKIGGVFFGMNAPVGIKDEKGKTIVKKGDALTKEKVKNISLDKLQGVDFGDKETEGKISKILDSKENQIEIIKLYYEDKINKIKKGDELAPGVIKTTKVYVAMKRKVAVGDKISGRHGNKGIVSIILPEEDMPFMEDGTPIDLVLNPLGVPSRMNAGQILETHLGWASKELGNKIGELVDNYYKKSCAPHVIKDYLKKIFDHGELDNFIERLKDEELVQLAEKMRNGVDIAVPVFDGAKEDEINELFKMAGLGDSRQALLCDGRTGEHFHHKITIGNMYFLKLHHLVDDKIHARSIGPYSLVTQQPLGGKAQFGGQRLGEMEVWALEAYGASYSLQEFLTIKSDDVNGRIRAYEAIVKGEDVLEPNLPESFNVLVKELQSLCINIDLMKDE